In the genome of Hydractinia symbiolongicarpus strain clone_291-10 chromosome 5, HSymV2.1, whole genome shotgun sequence, one region contains:
- the LOC130645965 gene encoding uncharacterized protein LOC130645965, protein MENIIQLFSKLRLALEKGFDPNFVLKPKQIICFEQLINGNDTLAVLPTGYGKSILYQLLHFVMPLQKKRNIVIVVSPLNAIIEDQQKILSQRGVEVATLTYEREECTEDPFAHLNTEDPVEPNFKVSHEIKNGDIDFLFGHPEAFLSHTGRNLLKSKIYQDNVVACVVDEAHCVELWGLEFRKSFQDLVVLNTIFQDRSMLALTATAGDKMISKIIKDLSLQNCKIVKASPNRRNVFLSVKKRLPNNYGVKSYEQILLLIATELNETRRDYPITIIYMGLKYCGYAYKLFDMVIENPFCENEITPRAKLYAQFHASTTSCMKEDILEELKSLNSRIRVVFATTAFGMGVNVPQVTNIIHISPPSKLESYIQEIGRAGRNGAQSNAILYYNNSDISKNNLKMDESIKKYCQETDCLRKSLLKYFSFKCETQDNCCENCNPTTTEDFSPVHHIQMSDIDRESIRLELEMINVEKEEDSHLLTFEFNLTHDVIGKISNNFHLITCERDLLHKFDVWDERYSTKIFDVIRKYLNL, encoded by the exons ATGGAAAATATAATACAACTTTTTTCCAAACTTCGACTTGCTCTAGAGAAAGGTTTTGACCCAAATTTTGTGTTAAAGCCCAAACAAATCATTTGCTTTGAACAACTAATTAATGGAAACGATACTCTTGCGGTTTTGCCTACTGGATATGGGAAATCCATTTTGTACCAGTTACTTCATTTTGTAATGCCTTTACAGAAGAAAAGAAACATAGTGATTGTTGTTAGCCCTCTCAACGCTATCATTGAGgatcaacaaaaaattttgaGCCAAAGAGGTGTAGAAGTTGCTACACTTACTTATGAAAGGGAAGAATGTACAGAAGATCCTTTTGCACATTTGAATACGGAAGATCCTGTCGaaccaaatttcaaagtttcacatgaaataaaaaatggagatattgattttttatttggaCATCCAGAAGCATTTTTGTCACACACAGGAAGAAATTtactaaaatcaaaaatttatcaGGATAATGTTGTTGCATGTGTAGTAGACGAGGCACATTGTGTGGAATTGTG GGGACTGGAATTTAGAAAAAGCTTTCAAGATTTGGTTGTCTTAAACACCATCTTTCAAGATCGCTCTATGCTTGCATTAACCGCAACTGCGGGAGATAAAATGATTTCCAAAATTATAAAAGACTTATCTCTACAGAACTGCAAAATTGTAAAAGCCTCACCAAATCGTAGAAATGTGTTTCTAAGTGTAAAAAAACGACTTCCAAACAACTATGGTGTAAAAAGTTATGAACAAATTCTATTACTAATAGCAACAGAATTAAACGAAACAAGACGAGATTACCCTATCACAATTATATATATGGGTTTAAAATATTGTGGATATGCATATAAACTTTTTGATATGGTTATTGAAAATCCCTTCTGTGAAAACGAGATAACTCCAAGAGCTAAATTGTATGCTCAATTTCATGCATCAACCACTTCGTGTATGAAAGAAGATATTTTGGAAGAATTGAAATCCTTAAACTCTCGAATAAGGGTAGTATTTGCAACCACTGCTTTTGGTATGGGTGTTAATGTACCTCAGGTTACTAACATTATTCATATTTCTCCCCCATCAAAACTGGAAAGTTACATACAAGAAATTGGACGTGCAGGGAGAAATGGTGCACAATCAAATGCCATATTGTACTACAACAACTCTGAcatcagtaaaaataatttaaaaatggatgaatcaattaaaaaatattgtcaagaGACTGATTGTCTCAGAAAATCATTGCTCAAATACTTCAGTTTTAAATGCGAAACACAAGACAATTGTTGTGAAAACTGTAATCCTACGACAACTGAAGATTTTTCTCCTGTTCATCATATACAAATGTCAGATATTGATAGAGAATCAATACGTTTAGAGCTAGAAATGATTAATGTTGAAAAGGAAGAAGACTCTCATTTATTAACATTTGAGTTTAATTTGACACATGATGTTATTGGAAAAATTTCCAACAATTTTCATTTAATAACTTGTGAACGTGATTTATTgcataaatttgatgtttggGATGAAAGGTATTCGACAAAAATTTTTGATGTCATCAGAAAATATTTGAATCTATaa